A window from bacterium encodes these proteins:
- a CDS encoding FecR family protein, which produces MKFSAVFGALAMLLAGSLGLALAQPAAEVAVVLKAKGKVEVLRAQNRAAESARQGTRLHSGNQLRTGEESLAALVFTDDKSILKVRSNSKVAIKGAREDNSVVKSIALEFGQLWAKVTKSTAPFRIQTPSGVAAVKGTNFYCLMDENGKMIIICLEGAVELANALGKVLVNAGYTGTLLKNQAPAARPSRPEEIPTWGNDDSTGGSFEIEFEDASGQKKKLKVNYE; this is translated from the coding sequence ATGAAATTTTCTGCAGTTTTTGGCGCGTTGGCGATGCTGCTGGCGGGCAGCTTGGGCTTGGCTTTGGCGCAACCGGCCGCGGAGGTTGCGGTGGTGTTGAAGGCGAAGGGCAAAGTCGAGGTCCTGCGCGCGCAGAACCGGGCGGCGGAGAGCGCGCGGCAAGGCACGCGGCTGCACAGCGGCAACCAGTTGCGCACCGGCGAAGAGTCGCTGGCGGCGCTGGTGTTCACCGATGACAAATCCATTCTCAAAGTCCGCTCCAATTCCAAGGTGGCGATCAAAGGCGCGCGGGAGGACAACAGCGTGGTCAAGAGTATCGCGCTGGAATTCGGACAGCTTTGGGCCAAAGTGACCAAAAGCACGGCACCGTTTCGCATTCAGACGCCTTCGGGCGTGGCCGCGGTCAAGGGCACGAATTTCTATTGTCTCATGGATGAAAACGGCAAGATGATCATCATCTGCCTGGAAGGCGCGGTCGAGCTGGCGAATGCGCTCGGCAAAGTGCTGGTGAATGCCGGTTACACCGGCACACTGCTGAAGAATCAAGCGCCGGCCGCGCGGCCTTCGCGGCCGGAGGAGATTCCGACCTGGGGCAATGATGACAGCACCGGCGGCAGCTTTGAGATCGAATTCGAAGATGCCAGCGGGCAGAAGAAGAAGCTGAAAGTCAATTACGAGTAG
- a CDS encoding ATP-dependent DNA helicase — translation MPTIHEVLLEHFGHAEFRGQQEAIIRHVLAGGHALVIMPTGMGKSLCYQIPALLPDGFVLVLSPLIALMKDQVDALVAKGIAAAYLNSSLSRSEREARQAAIAGGAYRLLYVTPERFRKPEFVELIRTRHISLLAVDEAHCISQWGHDFRPDYSRVGEIRRLLGNPTTLALTATATPEVQEDIITQLGLTRGQIKLFHEGIARPNLHLAVHQVWGQEEKLQNLLALPQRLPGNGICYFALIKTLQEFGERLRARGLPALQYHGDLDSRERKRVQNKFMQGENQLVLATNAFGMGIDKDNIRFVVHAEVPGSLEAYYQEIGRAGRDGDRSDCLLLYDEQDLLIQMDFLNWNNPGAAFYHRLYHFLLADAEQVNAHGLEGLKEKLHFKSKHDFRLETALGMLERYGVTTGSLEGKDLAVIGDLPEELTDQKNLDRKLKREQRRLYALVQYAKHPGCRKAFIHEYFGLSHAETCGACDRCLAASD, via the coding sequence ATGCCCACCATTCACGAAGTTTTGCTCGAACATTTTGGCCATGCCGAATTTCGCGGCCAGCAGGAGGCCATCATCCGTCATGTGCTGGCGGGCGGCCATGCCCTGGTGATCATGCCCACCGGCATGGGCAAATCGCTGTGCTACCAAATTCCCGCGCTCCTGCCCGACGGCTTTGTGCTCGTGCTCTCGCCGCTGATCGCGTTGATGAAAGATCAGGTCGATGCGCTGGTTGCCAAAGGCATTGCTGCCGCCTATCTCAACTCCTCTTTGAGTCGCAGCGAACGCGAGGCGCGCCAGGCCGCCATTGCCGGCGGCGCCTATCGCCTGCTTTATGTCACACCCGAGCGTTTTCGCAAGCCGGAGTTCGTCGAGTTGATTCGCACGCGGCACATTTCCCTGCTGGCAGTTGACGAAGCGCATTGCATCAGCCAGTGGGGCCACGACTTCCGGCCGGATTACTCGCGCGTCGGCGAGATCCGCCGTTTGCTCGGCAATCCCACCACTCTGGCGCTGACCGCGACCGCCACGCCCGAAGTGCAGGAGGATATCATCACGCAGCTTGGTTTGACGCGCGGCCAGATCAAGCTCTTTCATGAAGGCATTGCGCGGCCCAATCTCCATCTTGCGGTGCACCAGGTGTGGGGGCAGGAGGAAAAGCTGCAAAATCTGCTCGCGCTGCCGCAGCGGCTGCCGGGCAACGGCATCTGCTATTTTGCCCTCATCAAAACCTTGCAGGAATTCGGCGAACGCCTGCGCGCCCGCGGCCTGCCGGCGCTGCAGTATCACGGCGATTTGGACAGCCGGGAGCGCAAACGCGTGCAGAACAAATTCATGCAGGGTGAGAATCAACTCGTGCTCGCCACCAATGCCTTCGGCATGGGCATCGACAAGGACAACATCCGCTTCGTGGTGCATGCCGAAGTGCCGGGTTCGCTCGAAGCCTACTATCAGGAAATCGGGCGCGCCGGTCGCGACGGCGACCGCTCTGATTGCCTGCTGCTTTATGATGAGCAGGATCTGCTCATTCAAATGGATTTTCTCAACTGGAACAATCCGGGCGCGGCGTTTTACCACCGGCTTTATCATTTCCTGCTCGCAGACGCCGAGCAAGTCAATGCCCATGGCCTCGAAGGCTTGAAGGAAAAACTGCATTTCAAGAGCAAGCATGATTTTCGGCTGGAAACCGCGCTCGGCATGCTGGAGCGCTATGGCGTCACCACCGGCAGCCTGGAGGGCAAAGACTTGGCGGTGATCGGCGATTTGCCGGAAGAACTCACGGATCAGAAGAATTTGGATCGCAAACTCAAGCGCGAGCAACGGCGGCTTTATGCGCTGGTGCAATATGCCAAGCACCCGGGCTGTCGCAAGGCGTTCATTCATGAGTATTTCGGTTTGTCGCATGCCGAAACTTGCGGCGCCTGTGATCGCTGTTTGGCGGCGAGCGATTGA
- a CDS encoding OmpA family protein — MPRFMLVLLALMMIVPGMLSTTQARQAQDEKVFQQIFGKTQEKFGQAKSAQADILAPEAFGRALKKYNEAREDFRRGRALADINRKLGEISVDLEAAVKSANLGKVALEKVLRAREDALKAEAEQNAAEKFALADKAFGEATRRLEGGDVNAAQKKGEEAEQLFREAELHAIKNSVIGSVRSQLVQARNAKMDRLAPETYRKAEALLAEAEKILNTNRYAAGSAREKAEAAEYEVRHARHLAEQVQRVKVDETQWEKFLLSFEQKIAGIAAALDFEPQFDQGLDKPVNDIREAVKSLRDDRRSLSDEVNKLETRMAELSKELNNIREAQAGLESQLEKEKRRQQELQRREERVKAVETMFAPEEAVVTRENERLRIRLIGLIFPSGKAVIMPEYFPLLTKLQRAIRELPDSFISVEGHTDSRGDDANNQRISTERALSVQQYLVANMNLPANRIQAVGFGENFPIASNDSEEGRARNRRIEVVLTLPQ, encoded by the coding sequence ATGCCTCGATTCATGTTGGTTTTGTTGGCGCTCATGATGATCGTCCCGGGCATGCTGTCCACCACGCAGGCGCGGCAGGCGCAGGACGAAAAAGTCTTTCAGCAGATCTTCGGCAAGACGCAGGAGAAATTCGGCCAGGCCAAATCGGCGCAGGCCGACATTCTCGCGCCGGAGGCTTTTGGCCGGGCGCTGAAGAAGTACAACGAAGCGCGCGAAGACTTCCGCCGCGGCCGCGCGCTGGCTGACATCAACAGGAAGCTCGGTGAAATCAGCGTGGATTTGGAAGCGGCGGTGAAGTCCGCCAATCTCGGCAAAGTGGCGCTCGAAAAAGTGCTGCGTGCGCGCGAAGATGCGCTCAAGGCCGAGGCCGAGCAAAACGCCGCGGAGAAATTCGCGCTGGCCGACAAAGCGTTCGGCGAGGCCACCCGCCGGCTGGAAGGCGGGGACGTGAATGCCGCGCAAAAGAAGGGTGAAGAAGCCGAGCAGCTCTTCCGCGAGGCGGAGTTGCACGCGATCAAGAACAGCGTGATCGGCAGCGTGCGCAGCCAGCTCGTGCAGGCGCGCAACGCCAAGATGGACCGCCTCGCGCCGGAAACCTACCGCAAGGCCGAGGCGCTGCTGGCGGAAGCGGAAAAAATCCTCAACACCAATCGTTACGCCGCCGGCTCGGCGCGCGAAAAGGCCGAGGCCGCGGAATATGAAGTGCGCCACGCCCGGCATCTCGCCGAGCAGGTGCAGCGCGTCAAAGTCGATGAGACGCAATGGGAAAAATTCCTGCTCTCGTTCGAACAGAAGATTGCCGGCATTGCTGCTGCGCTCGATTTCGAGCCGCAGTTCGATCAGGGCCTGGACAAGCCGGTGAACGATATTCGCGAAGCGGTGAAATCCCTGCGTGACGACCGCCGCAGCCTGAGCGACGAAGTGAACAAACTCGAGACCCGCATGGCGGAGCTCAGCAAGGAACTCAACAACATTCGCGAGGCGCAGGCCGGTCTGGAATCCCAGCTTGAAAAGGAAAAACGCCGGCAGCAGGAACTGCAGCGCCGCGAAGAGCGCGTCAAGGCGGTGGAGACCATGTTTGCGCCCGAGGAGGCGGTGGTGACGCGCGAAAACGAGCGGCTGCGCATTCGCCTGATCGGGCTGATCTTTCCCTCCGGCAAAGCCGTCATCATGCCGGAATATTTTCCGCTGCTGACCAAGCTGCAGCGCGCCATTCGCGAGCTGCCGGATTCTTTCATCTCGGTCGAAGGCCACACCGACTCGCGCGGCGATGACGCCAACAATCAGCGCATCTCGACCGAGCGCGCGCTCTCGGTGCAGCAATATCTCGTCGCCAACATGAATCTGCCGGCCAATCGCATTCAGGCGGTCGGCTTCGGCGAGAATTTTCCCATTGCCAGCAATGACTCCGAAGAAGGCCGCGCGCGCAATCGCCGCATCGAAGTGGTGCTGACGCTGCCGCAATAG